In the Loxodonta africana isolate mLoxAfr1 chromosome 1, mLoxAfr1.hap2, whole genome shotgun sequence genome, one interval contains:
- the NR1I2 gene encoding nuclear receptor subfamily 1 group I member 2 gives MWSTGEAPLRWVKIHWATDTILNAPRTVKGTTCSPSQDLCQDASECATHNGDRVVPLQPQHITVHLFPSLWFFTSSPRDPDANLEVSPEERWKHADLVYNEEADSASGNPTISADEENGGPQICRVCGDKATGYHFNVMTCEGCKGFFRRAIKRNKRLRCCFRKGTCEITPKTRRQCQACRLQKCLESGMKKEMIMSDEAVEQRRALIKRRKREQAHTQPPGAKGLTQEQWTMIGELMDAQIKTFDTTFSHFKNFRLPEVLRSGREAPESLQALSGEEDAKWRQIRKDMMSSVKVSVQLRGEDGSVWNYKPPVNGEGKEIFSLLPHIADVSTYMFKGIINFAKVISCFRDLPIEDQISLLKGATFELYQLRSNTVFNAETGTWECGRLSYCLEDPAGGLQQLLLEPVLKFHYMLKKLQLHSEEYVLMQAISLFSPDRPGVVQRRVVDQLQERFAITLKAYIDYKRPQPAHRFLFLKIMAMLTELRSISAQHTQRLLRIQDIHPFATPLMQELFSVTDG, from the exons CCACACACAATGGGGACAGAGTAGTACCCCTTCAGCCTCAACATATCACTGTCCATCTCTTTCCTTCCTTGTGGTTTTTCACTTCTAGTCCCAGAGACCCAGACGCCAACCTGGAGGTGAGCCCTGAAGAAAGGTGGAAGCATGCTGACCTTGTGTACAATGAGGAAGCAGACTCAGCCTCTGGAAACCCCACTATCAGTGCAGATGAGGAAAATGGGGGTCCCCAAATCTGCCGTGTATGTGGAGACAAGGCTACTGGTTATCACTTTAATGTCATGACATGTGAAGGATGCAAGGGCTTTTTCAG GAGGGCCATAAAACGCAACAAACGGCTGCGGTGCTGCTTCCGGAAGGGCACCTGCGAGATCACGCCGAAGACGCGGCGGCAATGCCAGGCCTGCCGCCTGCAGAAGTGCCTGGAGAGTGGCATGAAGAAGGAGA TGATCATGTCCGACGAGGCCGTGGAGCAGAGGCGGGCCTTGATcaagaggaggaagagagaacAAGCCCACACTCAGCCTCCAGGAGCAAAGGGTCTGACCCAAGAGCAGTGGACAATGATTGGGGAGCTTATGGACGCGCAGATCAAAACCTTTGACACCACCTTCTCCCATTTCAAGAATTTCCGG CTGCCGGAGGTGCTTCGCAGTGGCCGTGAGGCTCCAGAGTCTCTGCAGGCACTATCGGGGGAAGAAGACGCCAAGTGGAGACAGATCAGGAAAGATATGATGAGCTCAGTGAAGGTCTCTGTGCAGCTGCGGGGAGAGGATGGCAGTGTCTGGAATTATAAGCCCCCAGTCAACGGCGAAGGGAAAGAGATCTTTTCCCTGCTGCCCCACATAGCTGATGTGTCAACCTACATGTTCAAAGGCATCATCAACTTTGCCAAAGTCATCTCCTGCTTCAG GGACTTGCCCATTGAGGATCAGATCTCCCTGCTGAAGGGGGCCACCTTTGAGCTGTACCAACTGAGATCCAACACTGTGTTCAACGCAGAGACTGGGACCTGGGAGTGTGGTCGGCTGTCCTACTGCTTGGAAGACCCTGCAG GTGGCCTCCAGCAGCTTCTCCTGGAACCTGTGCTGAAATTCCACTACATGCTGAAGAAGCTACAGCTGCACAGTGAGGAGTACGTGCTGATGCAGGCCATCTCTCTCTTCTCCCCGG ACCGCCCAGGTGTGGTCCAGCGCAGGGTGGTGGACCAGCTGCAGGAGCGCTTCGCCATCACCCTGAAGGCCTACATTGATTACAAGCGACCCCAGCCCGCCCATCG GTTCCTGTTCCTGAAGATCATGGCCATGCTCACCGAGCTTCGGAGCATCAGTGCTCAGCACACCCAGCGGCTGCTGCGCATTCAGGACATCCACCCCTTCGCCACGCCGCTCATGCAGGAGTTGTTCAGTGTCACAGATGGCTGA